A window from Populus trichocarpa isolate Nisqually-1 chromosome 3, P.trichocarpa_v4.1, whole genome shotgun sequence encodes these proteins:
- the LOC18111153 gene encoding uncharacterized protein LOC18111153, producing the protein MAEEAGSTASSPRNRVKFLCSYGGNILPRAVDGHLKYIGGETRVIAIPRDITFSEFTKKLSAEFEGDMVLKYQVIPEELDVLVSVKSDEDLKHMLDEYDRHESAGTPKFRAFLFPSNPAAIEKTTPMDPCAPEQRYLDSINGMVRTTANFKLPPINANWSSSSVSASSSPKCTSPEGNTFDSAPHEPTCVNNHLVSRKLLTRVHSSPSLCNLNSPHHQSNNLNNHHLYQHHHHYYPHNQQHHPHGHQPSRPPHEPNRLSPSSLGRPDFGRAPTGIGLHQYYFSRHNFGGGNSSKKGH; encoded by the exons ATGGCGGAGGAAGCTGGTTCTACTGCGTCGTCGCCGAGGAACAGAGTGAAGTTCTTGTGTAGCTATGGCGGAAACATCTTGCCGAGAGCCGTTGATGGCCACCTCAAGTACATCGGCGGTGAGACACGTGTCATTGCCATTCCTCGCGACATCACCTTCTCAG AGTTTACAAAGAAGCTTAGTGCAGAGTTCGAAGGAGACATGGTCCTGAAGTACCAGGTTATACCTGAAGAACTTGACGTTTTGGTGTCTGTAAAAAGTGACGAGGATCTGAAGCATATGCTTGATGAATATGACCGTCATGAAAGCGCAGGAACTCCAAAGTTCCGGGCCTTCTTGTTCCCTTCAAATCCTGCTGCAATAGAAAAAACTACTCCCATGGATCCCTGTGCACCAGAACAACGTTATCTGGATTCTATCAATGGTATGGTTCGTACAACTGCCAATTTTAAACTTCCCCCTATCAACGCAAACTGGTCCTCCTCCAGCGTCTCTGCTAGCTCCTCTCCGAAATGTACTTCTCCAGAAGGCAACACTTTTGATTCCGCGCCTCATGAACCCACCTGTGTGAATAACCATCTTGTTAGTAGAAAGCTATTGACTAGAGTCCATAGCTCTCCAAGTCTATGCAATCTGAACTCCCCCCACCACCAAAGCAATAACCTGAACAATCATCATCTTTATCAGCACCATCACCATTACTATCCACACAACCAGCAACACCATCCTCATGGTCACCAACCTTCAAGACCACCTCATGAACCTAACAGGCTATCACCATCATCACTGGGACGACCTGATTTTGGGAGAGCTCCTACTGGTATTGGCCTCCATCAATACTACTTCAGTAGACACAATTTTGGGGGTGGAAACTCCAGCAAAAAAGGGCACTAA